Proteins from a genomic interval of Caulobacter rhizosphaerae:
- a CDS encoding FAD:protein FMN transferase: MTRVLVPQLAEPPARPIGGAVLALGGRTMGTTWSVRLIAPPTTDAQALTAMAQRVLDEVVRQMSPWDPLSDLSRFNRAAASGWTALPPAFALVLRAALEIAERTDGAFDPTLGALVDLWGFGPRPFSGAPPRAQDIADAREAAGWRRVTLDGDSLFQPGGLRLDLNGIAKGFAVDQVAAALDRAGVRSYLVEVGGELRGTGAKPDGQPWWVELERPPTANDGLRTLVALHGLSVATSGDYRRFFEHGGRRYAHTLDPATAAPVANPTVSVAVLDASCMRADAYATALTVMAPDAALGFATEHGLAAMILAHGPTGLEERLSPALSAMLDA; this comes from the coding sequence GCCGCCCGCCCGTCCGATCGGCGGCGCGGTGCTGGCGCTTGGCGGCCGGACGATGGGCACGACCTGGTCGGTCAGGCTGATCGCCCCGCCGACCACCGACGCCCAGGCCCTGACCGCCATGGCCCAGCGGGTGCTGGACGAGGTCGTTCGGCAAATGAGCCCGTGGGATCCGCTGTCGGACCTGTCGCGCTTCAACCGCGCCGCCGCCAGCGGCTGGACCGCCCTGCCCCCGGCCTTCGCCCTGGTGCTGCGCGCCGCCCTGGAGATCGCCGAGCGCACCGACGGCGCCTTCGACCCCACGCTGGGGGCCCTGGTCGACCTCTGGGGCTTCGGCCCCCGCCCCTTCTCCGGCGCGCCGCCGCGGGCCCAGGACATCGCCGACGCCCGGGAAGCGGCGGGTTGGCGCCGCGTGACGCTGGACGGCGACAGCCTGTTCCAGCCGGGCGGGCTGCGGCTGGACCTCAACGGGATCGCCAAGGGGTTCGCGGTCGACCAGGTCGCCGCCGCCCTCGACCGGGCCGGCGTCCGCTCATACCTGGTCGAGGTCGGCGGCGAGCTGCGCGGAACCGGGGCCAAGCCGGACGGCCAGCCCTGGTGGGTCGAGCTGGAACGCCCGCCCACGGCCAATGACGGCCTTCGCACCCTGGTCGCCCTGCACGGCCTGTCCGTGGCCACCTCGGGCGACTACCGCCGGTTCTTCGAGCACGGCGGCCGCCGCTACGCCCACACCCTGGATCCCGCCACCGCCGCGCCGGTCGCCAACCCTACGGTCAGCGTCGCGGTGCTGGACGCAAGCTGCATGCGCGCCGACGCCTACGCCACGGCCCTGACCGTGATGGCGCCCGACGCGGCCCTGGGCTTCGCGACAGAGCACGGCCTGGCCGCGATGATCCTCGCCCACGGCCCGACCGGCCTGGAGGAGCGCCTGTCGCCGGCCTTGTCGGCGATGCTCGACGCATGA